The Microbacterium sp. W4I20 genome segment GTCTTCGAGCCGTACTACGACTCCTACGCGGCGGCGGTCGCGCTCGCAGGGGCGCGACTGCGGACCGTGCCGCTGCGCGCTCCGGATTTCCAGCCCGATCTCGACCAGCTCGCCGCCGTGGTCACCGACCGGACGCGCATGATCCTGGTCAACGACCCGCACAATCCCACGGGCGTGGTCTTCGACCAGGAAGTGCTCACCGAGATCGTGCGCCTCGCGCATCTGCACGACGCCGTCATCGTCACCGACGAGGTCTACGAGCACCTCGCCTTCCGTGCGCCGCACACGCCGATCGCGACCCTCCCCGGGGCGGCCGAGCGCACGCTCACGATCTCCTCGGCCGGGAAGACGTTCTCCACCACCGGCTGGAAGATCGGCTGGGTGCATGGCCCGGCGGAGCTCATCACGGCCGTACTGACCGTGAAGCAGTACCTCACGTATGTGAACGGATCACCCTTCCAGCCGGCCGTCGCGGTGGGGCTGCGGCTGGACGATGCGTACTTCACGAATGCCGCTGCCGCCCTCGAGAACAAGCACCGGATCCTCGGTGACGGACTGCGTGCCGCCGGCTTCACCGTGCACGCGCCGCAGGGCGGCTACTTCACAGTCGCCGACGCGTCGGCCTTGGGCGGGACGGATGCCGCGGCCTTCTGCCGTGCACTCCCCGACCGCGCGGGTGTCGTCGCGATCCCGATCACCGCGTTCCTCTCACCGGAGCGGCGGCACGAGTACGGCGGACTGGTGCGATTCGCCGCGTGCAAGCGCGTCGAGGTGCTCGAGGAGGCGGTCTCCCGCCTCGCGGTCTTCTCCGCCTGACGTGACGGCCCGGGTCAGCGGGGCACGACCGCGTAGCGCCGCATCCGGAGCGACGGGTTCACCGCGCGCACCCGTTCGATGACCGCGCGCTCGACCGGGGCCACGGCGATCCCCTCGTGCGTGCCGACGCCTGCCAGCACGACGCCCTGCGGATCCACGATCTGCGAGTGACCGACTCCGATCGGGGTCGGATGGTCGGCGGCCACCACGTACACCGTGTTCTCGATGGCCCGTGCCGCCAGCAGCGTGGTCCAGTGGTGCTCCTTGAGCGGCCCTCTGACCCATTCGGCGGGCACCACGAGCACGTCGGCATCCGCGTCGACCAGCGAGCGGGAGAGTTCGGGGAATCGCAAGTCGTAACAGGTCATCAATCCGAAGCGCAGACCGCCCAGTTCGAAGGTGGCGGCCTCCCCCGGGTCGCCCGGTTCCACCCAGTCCGACTCGGTCTGCCCGAAGGCGTCGTAGAGGTGCTGCTTGCGGTAGACCGCGAGGATGCCGTCACCGCGCACGGCCACGACCGTGTTGCGCACCCGGTGGCCTTCGGAGGCGCGTTCCGCGAGGCCGGCGACGATCACGACCGCATAGTCCGCGGCCAACGCGGTCAGGGTGCCGACGAACTCGCCGTCCAGACCTTCGGCATTGGCGGTGAGAGTCGCATCCATCGGGTCGACGAAGTAGCTCGAGTACTCGGGGAACACGATCAGCTTGGCGCCGCGCGCCGCGGCGTCCGCCGTGAGAGCGGCGATCCGCTCGCGATTGTCGGAACGGGATGCCGTCGGGGCGAACTGGCACACGGCGACGGGCACTGCTGCGGTGTCGGACATGCCCTCATCCTCCCCCATCCCCGCGGACCCGGCCTCGATTCGCGGGCCCTCGGAATCCGTGATAAGTTACTTTTTGTGCCGCGGGGTGGAGCAGTTCGGTAGCTCGCCGGGCTCATAACCCGGAGGTCGCAGGTTCAAATCCTGTCCCCGCAACGAGAATGCGACACAAGAAAGGCCCCTGATCGGGAGAAATCCAGATCAGGGGCCTTTCGCCTTCTCCGGCCGAGGCGCGGGGAAATTCGCTCAGCCGCGTTCTGAGCCGAAGCTCACCGAGCGCACTCCCATCGCTTCGGCCTCCTGCACGGCGAGCTGTCGCTCGGCCTTCAGATCGAGGCCGCGCGCCAGCAGCACGTAGGCGATCGCGGAGGCGGCGAGTCCGACGAACAGCGCGACGTCGATTCCGCCGATGGCCGCCGCGATCGGGCCGGTGAACCACGTGGTGACCACGAACGGGATCATCGCGACGATGCCGATGATGTAGGCCGTGATGCCCCGCCAGCCCCAGGCACCGTAGATGCCGTGCGGGCGGAACATCTCGGCCACCGCGTACTGACCCCGGCGCACCAGGTAGTAATCGACGAGGTTGACCGAGGTCCACGGTACGAGCACGTACAGCAGCACGACCAGGAAGCTGCCGAACGAGTCGAGGAACTCCCCCGTCGAGAGGGCAGCGCCGAGCAGACCGCCGAGACCGACGATCGTGCAGGCGATGATCCGGGTGGTCCGTGTGGGACGCACCGGCCGGAAGGAGTCGGCGACGGTGATGAGCTCGATGCTCGCCGCGTAGATGTTGATGGTGATGACGGTGATCAGGGCGGGAAGCGCCGCCCAGAGCAGCACTGCGCCGGCACCCGGGACGATCGCATCGGCTGCCGCGGTGATCGCCCCGACCGGATCGGCATCCGAGAAGAGCGACGCGACGAACGCGCCGAGGATCATCAGCCAGCCGGCGCCGACGATCACGCCCGACGCGGTGTGGAAGAGCGCCTTACCGGGGCTCGTCTGCGGCGGCAGATAGCGCGAGTAGTCCGAGACGTAGGGCGCCCAGCCGAGCGCATAGGCGGCCGCCGCCGCGAACTGCACGAGGAACGCAGGCCAGTTCACCTCGCCGAGAGAGAAGTCGGCAGGCGCGAGCGGAAGCGCGAAGAGCGCCACGACGCTGAAGACCCCGAAGGTGGCGAGGAAGAGCCACGTCAGCCACTTCTGCACGCGGTGGATCCAGTGGTACCCGACGATGGCCAGGGTGAGCGCGAGCGCCGTGATGAGCACGTACCAGCCGACTCCCGCGTTGACACCCGTCGTCGCCGTGAGCACCTGGCCGGCGAGCAGCTGATTGAAGATGTTGAATCCCACGATGCTGGCGACGACCACCAGGCACACGATCGCGACGCCCCGGTAGCCGAACTGCGCGCGGGACTGGATCATCTGCGGCAACCCCAGCTGCGGCCCCTGAGCGGAGTGGAACGCCGTGAAGACGGTGCCGACGCAGACTCCCAGCACGATCGCCAGCAGCGAGACGAGGAAGTTCGCTCCCATCGCGACGCCCACCATGCCGGTGGCCAGGGTGGTGAGATTCGCGTTCGACATGAACCAGAGTGAGAAGAGGCTCGACGGCGTGCCCGTTCTCTCCGTCAGCGGCACCCAGTCGATCGACTTGACCTCGATCCCGGTGGTCGACGGCACGGTGATGACGGGCTCACTCATATCGATTCCTCGGACATAGTCGCCACAGTAGGCCGCCGCGCGAGACTATCCCATCCCGTGAGTCCTATGCCCGCCACAGGGTTGACCGATACGCGAATCGGGCGCCCCCGAAGGGACGCCCGATTCGATTCGATACGAGGACTACTGCCCCGCTGCGGAATCCAGCGCGAGCAGCTTCTCGACGGCAGCGGTGAGACGCTTGTCGGCCTCGGCGAACTTCTCGAGGTCACCCGCCTTGAGCGCGGCCTCGCGGTCGAGAAGCGCCTGCTGCGCGTCGGCGAGCGCGGCGGCCTCGTCCCCCGTGGGTGCGGTCGGCTCCGTGGGTTCTGTCGGAGTCTCGCCGCCGTCGGGATCCGGCTCCTCCGGGTCGGTCGGCTCGACCTCGTCATCGCCGCCCGTGGCACCGGAGTCACCGCCGAAGAGGGTGTCCAGCGCCTCCGACAGCGTGTCCTCGAAGGCCACCCGGTCACCGAATGCGACCAGCACCTTCTGCAGACGAGGCAGCTGCGTGCCCTCGGAGGACTGCACGTAGACGGGCTGCACGTACAGCAGACCGCCACCGACCGGCAGCGTCAGCAGGTTGCCGTAGATGACCTCGGACTCACCCTGTTGCAGCAGGTTCAACTGCGGCACGACGGCCGTGTCGGAGTTGTAGGTGTTCTGCACCTGGCCGGGGCCGGGCACCGTGGTGTCCGTGTCGATCTCCAGCAGGCGCAACTGGCCGTAGCCGTCGGATTTGACGCCCTTCTCCGATCCGGCATCCGAGTCCACCGCCAGGTAGCCCATCAGCACGTCTCGGCTGCCTCCGGCTCCCTGCGAGACCGGGATGAAGGTGGAGAACATCGAGAACCGGGGGTCGTCCTGACCGGGCATCTGCATCGTCAGGTAGTACGGCGGCTGCAGCATCGCCTTCGAGCGCGGGTCGTTCGGCGTCTGCCACCGGTTGTCCTGCTGGGCGAAGGAGCCCGCCTTGTCGACGTGGTAGATACCGAGGATGTCACGCTGCACCTTGAACAGGTCGGTCGGGTAGCGGACGTGGCTCATCAGCTCACCGGACATCGCGCTGATCGGCTTCACCGTCGACGGGTAGACCTTCTGCCAGGTCTTGAGCACCGGGTCCTCGGCATCCCATGCGTACAGCTTCACGGAACCGTCGTACGCGTCGACGGTCGCCTTGACCGAGTTGCGGATGTAGTTGATGTCGTCGATCGCGAGCGTCGGCGACGGGACGTTGGAGTCCGCGATCGCGTCGGAGAGGCTGACGCTCGTCGAGTACGGGTACGTCGAGCTCGTGGTGTAGCCGTCGACGATCCAGACGATGCGGCCGTCCACGACGCTCGGGTACGGGTCGCTGTCGAGCTCGAGGTACGGTGCGACCTTCTGCACGCGCGTCTTCGGGTTGCGGTCGTAGAGGATCTGCGAGTCCTCGTTCACGAGGTTCGAGAACAGGATCTGCTCCGACTGGAACTTCAGGGCGTAGAGGAGCTTCGTGAAGGTGTCGCCGACCGACGGGCCGCCCTTGCCCTCGAACGTCGTCTTGGTCTCGCTGGAGCCGTCCTTGCCGCGCGGATAGTCGATCTCGGCGGGCTCGGAGCCCTTCGGTGCGCCGACGATCGAATACTCCGGGGAGTTCTCGCCGAAGTACACGCGGGGCTCGAAGTTCTCGCGGTCCGTGAGGAAGCCGGAGGACGGGATGCCGCGCTCGAGGAACACCGGCTCACCATCGCTGGTGCGCTGGTTTCCCGCCGCGGCGACGAGACCGTAGCCGTGGGTGTAGACCGCGACGCGGTTGTTCCAGTTGTCTCCATCGCCGAGGCCGGACATGTCGAGGTCGCGGACCGAGACGACGGTGTCCTGCATCTTGCCGTCGATCTCGTAGCGGTCGACGTCCATCGTCGTCTGGAACTGGTAGTAGCCGCGGTACTGCTCGAGCTGGCGGACCGTCGGCGGGATGACCTTCGGGTCCATGATGCGGATGGATGCGGTGGTCTCGGCATCCTCGCGCAGCTGACCTGCCGCAGCGTCGGTCTCCGCCTCGAAGGTCGTGCTCTCGAGGTTGTCGACGCCGTAGGCCTCTTTGGTCCCGTCGATGTTCCGCTGGTAGTACTCGGCCTGGTAGGCGTTCTGGTTCGGCTTCACCTGGAAGGTGGTGACCACCCAGGGGTAGCCGACACCGACGACCAGGGAGGCGACGATGAGGAGCGCCGTTGCCGCGAGCGGGAACCGCCACCGGCCGATGACGGCGGTGACGAAGAACAGGATGGCCACCATCGCGGCGATGATCGCGATGATCGCGAGGCCAGGGATGGTCGCGTTGACACCCGTGTAGGCCGCACCCGTGATGCGGTCGTCGGGAGTGGTCAGTGTGCGGTACCGATCGAGCCACAGGCTCGCGGCCTGCACCAGCAGGTAGAGACCCGCGATGACGGCCAGCTGGATGCGGGCCGGCTTCGAGATGCGCAGCTCACCCTGCCCGATGCGCACCGAGCCGTAGAGGTACGAGACGAGGGCGGTGACCAGCAGCGACAGCAGCAGCACCGCGGAGACGAACGCGAGGAGGATCGTGTAGAACGGCATCGCGAACATGTAGAAGCCGGTGTCGAGACCGAACTGCGGGTCGACGCTCGAGGTCGCCACGCCGTTGGCCCAGAGCCAGACGGTCTTCCACTGGCCCGCCGCGGCGAAGCCGGCGAACAGGCCGAAGAAGATCGGCATGCCCCACATCGCGAGGCGGCGGAGGGGTTCGATGACCTCCTGGTACCGGTCCAGCTGCGAGCTGAGTCGCACGTACACCGGACGCAGCCGGTAGGCGAGCTGGATCACGACGAAGAGCGGCACGCCCATGCCGAGGAAGCCCACGGCGAACATCACTGCCGTGGCGATCCACTGCGTGGTGAGCACACCCGTGAAGCCCACCTGGTCGAACCAGAGGAATTCGGTGTAGAGCGAGGCGAACACGAAGAACGTCGCGATCAACGCGGCGATGATCACCAGGGAGATGCCGAAGATGCGTCGGGAGGTTCGAGGCGTGGCCGGATTCGGAGCTGAGGCTGAGTTCGAGGTCACCATCCCATCCTAGGCGGGCCTCACTATGGGGTGGCTGTCATCCCGGTCACGGCGAGGTCACGGCGCTCGCGCTCACGACGCGGGGAGCTCGCACGTCGGGAGGGAATCGACGTCACCGTCGTCGGCGATCACGGCGAGCGCGTCGAGCGACTCCTCGAGTGTGGCGGTGCGGATGACCTGCAGGCCGTCGGGGACGTGTCCGACCACCTCGTCGCAGTTCGACGCCGGCGCCAGGAAGTAGTCGGCTCCGGCATCGCGCGCACCGTACAGCTTCTGACGGATGCCGCCGATCGGGCCCACGGTCCCTTCGGCGTCGATGGTGCCGGTGCCGGCGATGTTCTCGCCACCGTTGAGCTCGCCCTCGGTGAGGGTGTCGACGATGCCGAGCGCGAACATCATGCCGGCGCTGGGCCCTCCGACGTTGTCGAGCTGGAGCGTCACATCGACCTCGAAGTCGTAGTCGGTGCGCAGCGTGATGCCGATGAGCCAGGTCGTGACGCCGTCCTTGGTCTGCTTCTCCGGCGTGATCTCGACCGTCCGCTCCTCGCTGTCGCGCAGCACGGTGAGCGACACCGCATCGCCCTCGGCATCCTGGATCTCCTGGCGCAGGCGAGCTGCGGACGTGACGGCGGTGCCGTCTATCGCGGTGATGACGTCCTCGGCCTCGAGCACACCGTCGGCCGGTGCGTCCGGCACGGTCTCCTCGACCACGACCTCCGCCCCGGTGTCATAGCCGAGCTCGTTCAACGCGGCCGCTGTCGCCTCGTGCTGCGAGTCGACCATCAGTGTCGCGTTGCGCTCATCCCGCTCCTCGGTCGTGAATCCCTCAGGGAACACCGAGTCGAGGGGCACGACGGCGCGCGACGAGTCCATCCAGGCCAGCGCGAGCTCGAACCAGCTGGGGGTGCGTTCGCGGTTGCCCACCACCTGCACGGTCGTGAGGTCGAGCGTGCCGGCGGTCTCGAACGTCTTGGCACCCTCGACACTGATCAGCGGTACCTCCTCGCCGTCGGCGCCGGCGGCCGTGCCGAGCGTGTCGTAGACCGGGCCGGGCCGCTGGATCACGTACGGCGTCGGGAGGAAGGTGAGGACGACGAGCGCGACGAGCGCGACGATCAGCGCCCAGACTCCGAGTCCGGGCTTTCCAGACCGCGTTCGATCCACAGCATTCCTCCGTCGTTCGCGGGCGGCGTACAGCGATCTGCTCGCTTCGGGGACGCGTGCAGAAACCTGTGACTAGCGTAGATGCCACGGCTATAGGCGTGCTGAGAGGGCGATCGACATGGCAGACAACGACCCGACACCCGAGGACTTCCAGGAGTTCCTGCGAAAGATGCTCTCGAATCAGGGCGGTGGGGACATCGACCCCGAAGCCCTGCGGGACGCCTTCCAGGGCATGGAAGGCTTCCAGTTCGACCCGGCGATGATGCAGACGATCATGGCGCAGCTGCAGGGGGCGATGGGCGGCGATCCGTGGGAGAACGCGCTGCGACAGGCGCTGCACATCGCCAACCGCGACGGTCAGAGCATCACCGCCGGATCGCGCAGCTCGCTCGTGGACTCCTTCACGCTCGCGAACCTCTGGCTCGGCGAGGCGACCACGATCTCCGAGCTCTCCGAGGCCCCGACCGCCATGACGCGGGGCGAGTGGGTCGAGAAGACGCTTCCGGTGTGGAAGGAGATCGCGGGGCCTGTCTCGACGAGCATCGCCGACGCGCTGACCTCGGCGCTCGACACGCAGGTCCCGGAGGAGATGCGCGGGGTCGTGCAGGGCGCGGGCAAGCTCATGCGCGGGCTCGGCGGCTCGGTGTTCGCCGCGCAGTTCGGTCAGGTGCTCGGCAACCTCGCGCTCGAGGTCGTCTCCGGCGGTGACGTCGGCATCCCGGTGCTCCCCGCCGGGACGGCCGCCGTGATCCCGCAGAACCTGACCGCCTTCGGCGAAGGACTCGAGATCCCCGAGGACCAGATCGCGCTGTATCTGGCGACCCGCGAACTCGCCTACGCCCGGCTGTACCGGCACGCGAAGTGGCTGCACCTGCACGTGATGGCGCAGATCACCGAGTTCGCCAGCGGCGTGACGGTCGACGTCGACGCCCTCGAAGACGTCGCCAGCCGCCTCGACCCGTCCGACCCGGAGGAGCTGCGGGCGGCGATCGAGGGAGGTGCCCTCCTCCCCACGCAGAGCGAGGCTCAGCGCGAGGCTCTCACCCGGTTGGAGAACCTGATCGCCACGATCGACGGATGGGTCGACGTGGTCACCGCTCAGGCGACCTCACGTCTGCCTGACGGGGCGCGCATCGCCGAGGCCGCTCGACGGCGTCGCGCGGTGGGCGGACCGGCGGAAGACGCCCTGGGCGCGCTGGTCGGGCTGAAGCTGCGCCCGCGTCGGATGCGGGAGGCGTCGGCGATGTGGCAGGCGGTGACGGATGCCGTCGGCATCAGCGGTCGTGACGCCCTCTGGGACTACCCCGACCTGATGCCGACCGCCGAGGACATCGATGATCCGAGCGCCCTGGTCGCCCGGCTCCAGGCGGCGGAGCGGGGCGAGCAGCCCGTCGCGGACGAGTTCGACGAAGCCCTGGCGCGCCTGCTCGACGGAGACGACTTCTCCGACGAGAAGCCCGCGGACGGCGGCGATGGCGATGACGACGCGGAAGGCGCACCGGAGGGCGATCGACCGGTCTGAGTCCGCTCCAGCGCCTCTCCCCCGCGCCGCGGGATGAGGAAGTTCTCCACCGATGCGGTTTCGCACCTCCACGGCATCCGCGGCTTGTCCAGAATCGGGGGATGCCGCTCACGCCGACGACCCTGACCCGCCTGGACCCGAGCGTTCCCCTGCTCTGGCGGGACGAGCGGACGTTGCAGCTCGGTCTCGGCGGTGAGCTGCGGGTCGAGGCCGACAGCGCGTGGGTGGAGCTGCTGCTGAGCCGGATGCGGGCGGGCTTCCGTCGTGGTTCCTTCGACGTCATCGCGCACGGCCTCGGGGCGCCGAGAGATGAGGCGCGAGCGCTGCTGGGCCGGCTGGAGCATCTGCTCATCGACGAGGGAGGGCCGGCGCGACCGGCCTGGGTCGAGATCATCGGCATCACGGACGGACGTTGCGCACACCGTATGAGGGAGGCCCTCGCCGATGAAGGCGTAGCGCTCATCGATCGCTCCACACCGGCTGCGGTCGGAGTCGTGCTCGTGCAGGGGGCTGCGGCCGCCCTGCAGTTCGCGCGGTACCTGCGCGAGGACACCCCGCATCTTCCGGTCGCTTTCGAATCGGGTCAGTTCACGGTCGGACCGCTCGTCGTTCCCGGCGAGACGCCGTGCCTGACCTGCCGCGACACGCACGACACCGACCGCGATCCGGCGTGGCCGCTGCTGCATGCGCAGCTGATCGGCCGTGGTGCGGGGCCGATCACGGCGGCGCAGGTGGGTGAGGCGGCACGCCTCGCGGCGCAGCTGATCACCGCGCGCTCGGGTGCGGCACGCGTTGTGCGGGTCAGCGCCGACGGCTCCCGCGTGTGGCGTGCGGTGACGTTTCACGAAGAATGCCGGTGCCGCGCGCGGTGGTCCCCATCTCCGCGAGGAACCGCGACGGCTCCCGCTCTCCGCGCCCTGCCGACCTCGACCACGACAGGTCCAGCGTTCGCGCGGCGCGCGTGACACCCACATAGGCCAGACGCCGCTCTTCGTCGATCGCCTCGAACGTGGTCGCGTATGAGATCGGGAGCGATCCCTCCGCCCAGCCGGCGAGGTGCACGTGGGGCCACTCCAGGCCCTTCGCCGCATGCAGCGTCGAGAGCGTCACCGTCCGCATCGTCGGCTCGTGCTGATCCTTGGCCCGCGCCATCAGCGCATCACTGAAGGTGCGGAGATTCGCATCGGGGCCGGCTTCCTCGGCCAGACGCAGGATCGCGCGGCGCGCCTCCCACCCGTCGCGCTGCGCACCTCCGGCCACCGGCGGTTCCTCGGTCAGGCCGAGTTCGCGCAGCACCCGCTCGACGCCCGGGAGGAAGCCCTGTTCGGTGGGTGCGACCGCTGCGGCGCGGAGCGCGAGGATGGCCTGCCGAACCTCGGGCATGGCGAAGAACCTGGTGCCGCCGAGTACTGACGTGGGGATGCCCTCTGCGGCGAGCGCCTGCTGCAGGACCGCCGACTGGGCATGGGCCCGGTACAACACGGCGATTTCCGCGGGCGAGGCACCGGCGGAGATCCGCGCCGAGATCGTCTGGGCGATGCCCGCGGCCTCCTCGGTCTCGGTGTCGTACGCCGTGACGGTGGGTGCGTCGGCGGTGAACTGCTCGCGAGCAGGCACGAGTTCGAGGGCACCGGGACGGCCCTGCATCAGCGCGTTGGCCGCGGTGAGGATCGGGGCCTGCGACCGGTAGTTCGTCTCGAGGCGCACGACGGTCGCCCCCGGATGCCGACGCTCGAACTCGAGCAGGAACCGCTGCTCTGCGCCCGCGAACGAGTAGATGGTCTGGCTCGCATCGCCGACGACGCAGATGTCCTGCCGGTCTCCCAGCCACAGCTCCAGCAGTCGGTTCTG includes the following:
- a CDS encoding UPF0182 family protein, encoding MTSNSASAPNPATPRTSRRIFGISLVIIAALIATFFVFASLYTEFLWFDQVGFTGVLTTQWIATAVMFAVGFLGMGVPLFVVIQLAYRLRPVYVRLSSQLDRYQEVIEPLRRLAMWGMPIFFGLFAGFAAAGQWKTVWLWANGVATSSVDPQFGLDTGFYMFAMPFYTILLAFVSAVLLLSLLVTALVSYLYGSVRIGQGELRISKPARIQLAVIAGLYLLVQAASLWLDRYRTLTTPDDRITGAAYTGVNATIPGLAIIAIIAAMVAILFFVTAVIGRWRFPLAATALLIVASLVVGVGYPWVVTTFQVKPNQNAYQAEYYQRNIDGTKEAYGVDNLESTTFEAETDAAAGQLREDAETTASIRIMDPKVIPPTVRQLEQYRGYYQFQTTMDVDRYEIDGKMQDTVVSVRDLDMSGLGDGDNWNNRVAVYTHGYGLVAAAGNQRTSDGEPVFLERGIPSSGFLTDRENFEPRVYFGENSPEYSIVGAPKGSEPAEIDYPRGKDGSSETKTTFEGKGGPSVGDTFTKLLYALKFQSEQILFSNLVNEDSQILYDRNPKTRVQKVAPYLELDSDPYPSVVDGRIVWIVDGYTTSSTYPYSTSVSLSDAIADSNVPSPTLAIDDINYIRNSVKATVDAYDGSVKLYAWDAEDPVLKTWQKVYPSTVKPISAMSGELMSHVRYPTDLFKVQRDILGIYHVDKAGSFAQQDNRWQTPNDPRSKAMLQPPYYLTMQMPGQDDPRFSMFSTFIPVSQGAGGSRDVLMGYLAVDSDAGSEKGVKSDGYGQLRLLEIDTDTTVPGPGQVQNTYNSDTAVVPQLNLLQQGESEVIYGNLLTLPVGGGLLYVQPVYVQSSEGTQLPRLQKVLVAFGDRVAFEDTLSEALDTLFGGDSGATGGDDEVEPTDPEEPDPDGGETPTEPTEPTAPTGDEAAALADAQQALLDREAALKAGDLEKFAEADKRLTAAVEKLLALDSAAGQ
- a CDS encoding cytosine permease — protein: MSEPVITVPSTTGIEVKSIDWVPLTERTGTPSSLFSLWFMSNANLTTLATGMVGVAMGANFLVSLLAIVLGVCVGTVFTAFHSAQGPQLGLPQMIQSRAQFGYRGVAIVCLVVVASIVGFNIFNQLLAGQVLTATTGVNAGVGWYVLITALALTLAIVGYHWIHRVQKWLTWLFLATFGVFSVVALFALPLAPADFSLGEVNWPAFLVQFAAAAAYALGWAPYVSDYSRYLPPQTSPGKALFHTASGVIVGAGWLMILGAFVASLFSDADPVGAITAAADAIVPGAGAVLLWAALPALITVITINIYAASIELITVADSFRPVRPTRTTRIIACTIVGLGGLLGAALSTGEFLDSFGSFLVVLLYVLVPWTSVNLVDYYLVRRGQYAVAEMFRPHGIYGAWGWRGITAYIIGIVAMIPFVVTTWFTGPIAAAIGGIDVALFVGLAASAIAYVLLARGLDLKAERQLAVQEAEAMGVRSVSFGSERG
- a CDS encoding ATP-dependent helicase, producing the protein MSALDALDERQRAAASVLRGPVAVLAGAGTGKTRVITHRIAHGVDTGAYSPSRVMAVTFTAKAAGELRGRLRALGVEGVAARTFHATALAQLNFFWPTLAGSPAPAIITNKVRMLGQAADAIRLRPSTATLRDIASEIEWRKVSMRSIDEYAALGRPVSGIDATQLAEVMRGYEALKDERRQLDFEDVLLACAGMLEAEPRVAASVHEQYRHFTVDEFQDVSPLQNRLLELWLGDRQDICVVGDASQTIYSFAGAEQRFLLEFERRHPGATVVRLETNYRSQAPILTAANALMQGRPGALELVPAREQFTADAPTVTAYDTETEEAAGIAQTISARISAGASPAEIAVLYRAHAQSAVLQQALAAEGIPTSVLGGTRFFAMPEVRQAILALRAAAVAPTEQGFLPGVERVLRELGLTEEPPVAGGAQRDGWEARRAILRLAEEAGPDANLRTFSDALMARAKDQHEPTMRTVTLSTLHAAKGLEWPHVHLAGWAEGSLPISYATTFEAIDEERRLAYVGVTRAARTLDLSWSRSAGRGEREPSRFLAEMGTTARGTGILRETSPHATRGSRRR
- a CDS encoding aminotransferase class I/II-fold pyridoxal phosphate-dependent enzyme, producing MSVIPGAWRRTAAGAGLLAADGTVAPTIFAEMSAAAARTGAINLGQGFPDEDGPAEVLEAARAAIAGGANQYPPGRGTPDLLAAISEHQHRFYGLDVDPATEVIVTAGATEALTATLLALIDGPDDEVVVFEPYYDSYAAAVALAGARLRTVPLRAPDFQPDLDQLAAVVTDRTRMILVNDPHNPTGVVFDQEVLTEIVRLAHLHDAVIVTDEVYEHLAFRAPHTPIATLPGAAERTLTISSAGKTFSTTGWKIGWVHGPAELITAVLTVKQYLTYVNGSPFQPAVAVGLRLDDAYFTNAAAALENKHRILGDGLRAAGFTVHAPQGGYFTVADASALGGTDAAAFCRALPDRAGVVAIPITAFLSPERRHEYGGLVRFAACKRVEVLEEAVSRLAVFSA
- a CDS encoding PDZ domain-containing protein, which produces MDRTRSGKPGLGVWALIVALVALVVLTFLPTPYVIQRPGPVYDTLGTAAGADGEEVPLISVEGAKTFETAGTLDLTTVQVVGNRERTPSWFELALAWMDSSRAVVPLDSVFPEGFTTEERDERNATLMVDSQHEATAAALNELGYDTGAEVVVEETVPDAPADGVLEAEDVITAIDGTAVTSAARLRQEIQDAEGDAVSLTVLRDSEERTVEITPEKQTKDGVTTWLIGITLRTDYDFEVDVTLQLDNVGGPSAGMMFALGIVDTLTEGELNGGENIAGTGTIDAEGTVGPIGGIRQKLYGARDAGADYFLAPASNCDEVVGHVPDGLQVIRTATLEESLDALAVIADDGDVDSLPTCELPAS
- a CDS encoding carbon-nitrogen hydrolase family protein; the protein is MSDTAAVPVAVCQFAPTASRSDNRERIAALTADAAARGAKLIVFPEYSSYFVDPMDATLTANAEGLDGEFVGTLTALAADYAVVIVAGLAERASEGHRVRNTVVAVRGDGILAVYRKQHLYDAFGQTESDWVEPGDPGEAATFELGGLRFGLMTCYDLRFPELSRSLVDADADVLVVPAEWVRGPLKEHHWTTLLAARAIENTVYVVAADHPTPIGVGHSQIVDPQGVVLAGVGTHEGIAVAPVERAVIERVRAVNPSLRMRRYAVVPR
- a CDS encoding zinc-dependent metalloprotease, with the protein product MADNDPTPEDFQEFLRKMLSNQGGGDIDPEALRDAFQGMEGFQFDPAMMQTIMAQLQGAMGGDPWENALRQALHIANRDGQSITAGSRSSLVDSFTLANLWLGEATTISELSEAPTAMTRGEWVEKTLPVWKEIAGPVSTSIADALTSALDTQVPEEMRGVVQGAGKLMRGLGGSVFAAQFGQVLGNLALEVVSGGDVGIPVLPAGTAAVIPQNLTAFGEGLEIPEDQIALYLATRELAYARLYRHAKWLHLHVMAQITEFASGVTVDVDALEDVASRLDPSDPEELRAAIEGGALLPTQSEAQREALTRLENLIATIDGWVDVVTAQATSRLPDGARIAEAARRRRAVGGPAEDALGALVGLKLRPRRMREASAMWQAVTDAVGISGRDALWDYPDLMPTAEDIDDPSALVARLQAAERGEQPVADEFDEALARLLDGDDFSDEKPADGGDGDDDAEGAPEGDRPV